One genomic segment of Plasmodium cynomolgi strain B DNA, chromosome 14, whole genome shotgun sequence includes these proteins:
- a CDS encoding hypothetical protein (putative): protein MGEENVVEEGLLRKRPYEHEEQKGDLHSGQANAKQGQLPREGEKQRSSEEDGILDNQGDANEEDHHHCDEERVPGEEEPLYEGIALTEEAQERGRKCKETLGENRENQGNKKDPFVDKKEWRNEFVSKKGQLKKRKSTTHNSSVSNMKKFKNVFTKLDQNVNIAFSSFLKCYHKCFFILNLRLYENDMFRRIVWKVAQRIVLREDNYVKRIYSVHKNYIEKEGRSRVACHGIADVEQNDYIKKCICKELKENSILSLYKKAKQRDENFSQSIDYLHSLFDTRLCMLSLDFELQNIIIEFLNRCMEFIKEYYQEQDPRFVIINKMMNVYSCVFSLFYLRLNSFSEFHTNKLSKILGIEKNVFSYDDQATWHMLNVFNFVNFRYGCSYRFLNTIFTSFHVLVNVLVKIDAHVEMDRKRIGRGRCKGGTQISSARNTHANVTRLPNYEQVQKIIEREKRKKVRSKGVLQSVGGVRFGKGIIYKIVNEVKKKVTVSGKLKIKNSILENIIGKRMNRYFVNPLGEEVGMNKLERRMGEMCDAKRMEGVGSVLSGTFSNPLSSPFCGAEKGLRGGYSSDPLSAIHTKSQVETIAAADRCAASKSKIVVMAKGGEFQMSQFKYGSRNQRILQSYGKLKKIKKKLKRKINNVCYFKYIAVINKSQNKIYTTLSRTYAHILFILISILHIENYNILHLRKNHDFFLNNDIYNTYYLFLHISSSIILLLSSVLKTYLHFNPSVRLDKEEFTGPKLGQTNGLIGIAKRGKSVPSVRDEDGMAIEMASEEGGYSSRQHHLSQDGSASSKRSSRRSSASMSNHTSDDNDGKFRMGQKEEENTRGYQIYLQTLLNFSSINVLLMSKKKHNKRNKMKKNKYIFIFCNLMENLLQNSMFYVDLFNNCKNRDVLEMNDVLSKLTKLCKENNIMNDFMQIKKELIYHSLFKYILQEEYISHFNMDKNELYNMNKCSLNLFYFSLNILLTIFNTDISIHLERSLHNIHYFYHDNLYYELILNNVKRTVRYIRESSKSSFNCIFACVLYYLSRWKKGGGKMLKGKNSEEKNIFLRRNTSNQRFASSYNMEEVKGSLFFNLFSKEECTNDAMLTGSVNNCWKDKEDSHPKCYNHPGEASYGIFKTHEGITPGNDKQVEKEVEKEVEKQAEKQDEKEVEKEVEKEDEKEVEKEVEKEDEKEVEKVVEKQDEKQAEKQDEKQAEEQAEKQAEKRAEKQTTHLKAQQRNERKIISKIVYDMINPYVDIKHIKVHNKIYRNNHTINSLINICFSFLFNNFLFLKPVYPFDIVSKEKSENESCGKKIRTTNYTLDIFSMKMSDIKAVELFLSLYIHKYMQSICLDVKKLVDYNTYMNQFFWVSNRRSVSVSFPSSDYAYLNYASRNVYYTFNDYNVLQFLINFKRSKSEGKEFMMSFVKVFERMISLDDETSADYTDPLTYNVYLDYLKDLFLNDDYYYVCFYEYIKNVYLEDNEGGFQIENFDCYIKELNEINPYKIKEEMKRKFDEYVQKNYLLLTVRRSRRRRSERGKRRKGRKRRKTTPCDDYTHQDGKGTGDVQKLTIQGEEKIKIVLNNNPYHFKNVYRAYKNRLFNLVNKKSIDYLELIKVLNKKQYNHFSNMFYSSFIHILSEVKYDYNKQYNFNIAKIMDKLNIGLKASFYNNKNVILYYYTFQQYFHLYKFLEDKYFSEFVLPEYILLNITSRFVNNFLYNSNLYRIYCFLKFLYIRNVLKHTDILLNFLLYVYYKYFHYHYRGKDEFSHHFIDLFLSIHEESYNNSLLVTELKAKESCVENSLLGRGNLLAKNPLVGEIPFVASAKEGQYGDEIDREGAKCDGTNNEIIEADEMYNDDNHELKGGNQTQSAYQEINNYHLVLSNSQNRFIHLLFFKILTNCVKSKINILNAKNLFNNLNFFISSYVKYSLFYTFEEKNKPFMDALRHKYSFYNFQAVKKNLTFYLKNVYLKRDLFNSDILSFLNIECAVERPHSREGLSKKNKKDMRTLVHPNRLTTNLVPPKIWSMFMKENTFQSRYKGAADWSIGMTKLPIEKGQSVTKRRMCMVLKGAVKTK, encoded by the exons AGGTCGAAAATGCAAAGAGACATTGGGGGAAAACAGAGAAAACCAAGGAAATAAGAAGGATCCATTTGTGGATAAAAAGGAATGGAGAAACGAATTCGTatcaaaaaaaggacaactcaaaaaaagaaaaagtacaacCCACAATTCTTCTGTCAGcaatatgaagaaatttaaaaatgtatttacaaAGTTGGAtcaaaatgtgaatatagccttttcttcttttttgaaatGCTACCATAAATGCTTTTTTATACTAAACTTGCGATTATACGAAAATGACATGTTCAGAAGAATTGTGTGGAAGGTAGCCCAGCGAATT gtCCTAAGAGAAGATAATTACGTTAAGAGGATTTACAGTgtgcataaaaattatatagaaAAGGAGGGGCGAAGTCGAGTAGCTTGTCATGGCATTGCGGACGTAGAACAGAACGAC tatataaaaaaatgcatttgcAAAGAACTGAAAGAAAATAGCATCCTAAGTTTATACAAGAAGGCGAAACAGCGGGATGAAAATTTCAGCCAAAGCATTGATTATCTCCATTCCCTGTTTGACACAAGACTTTGCATGTTGTCTCTTGATTTCGAGCtgcaaaatattattattgaatttttaaatcgcTGCATGGAGTTTATCAAGGAATATTATCAGGAACAGGACCCCCGGTTTGTGATAAtcaacaaaatgatgaatgTGTACAgctgtgttttttctcttttttatttgcgtCTGAATTCCTTTTCCGAATTTCACACAAATAAATTGTCCAAAATTTTGGGGATTGAGAAGAATGTTTTTTCGTACGATGATCAGGCCACTTGGCATATGCTGAacgttttcaattttgtaaattttagATACGGATGTTCCTACAGATTTCTGAACAccatttttacttcctttcATGTGCTTGTTAATGTACTGGTGAAAATTGATGCCCACGTGGAGATGGACAGGAAGCGCATAGGGAGAGGGAGGTGTAAAGGGGGGACGCAGATCAGCTCAGCGAGAAACACACATGCCAATGTGACGCGACTTCCCAATTACGAACAAGTACAAAAAATCATTGagcgagaaaaaaggaagaaggtgAGGAGTAAAGGAGTGCTACAGTCAGTAGGTGGAGTGCGTTTTggaaaaggaattatttacaaaattgtaaacgaggtgaagaaaaaagttaccGTAAGTGGGAAactcaaaataaaaaatagcatttTGGAAAACATAATTGGGAAGAGGATGAATAGATATTTTGTCAACCCTTTGGGGGAGGAGGTGGGcatgaacaaattggagCGACGAATGGGTGAAATGTGTGACGCAAAGCGGATGGAAGGAGTAGGAAGCGTGCTCAGCGGCACGTTCAGCAACCCATTGAGCAGCCCGTTCTGCGGCGCGGAGAAGGGTCTCCGCGGGGGATACTCTTCGGATCCCCTGTCAGCAATTCACACCAAGTCGCAGGTAGAAACGATCGCCGCCGCGGACAGGTGCGCAGCCAGCAAAAGCAAAATCGTTGTGATGGCCAAGGGAGGGGAGTTTCAAATGAGCCAGTTCAAATACGGCAGCCGAAACCAACGCATTTTACAGAGCtatggaaaattaaaaaaaattaaaaaaaaattgaagagaaaaataaacaatgtGTGCTATTTTAAATACATTGCCGTGATAAACAAGAGTCAGAATAAGATTTACACGACGCTTAGTCGAACCTATGCgcatattttgttcatacttATATCAATTTTGCACATTGAAAATTAcaacattttgcatttaaGAAAGAACCATGATTTTTTCTTGAACAACGATATATACAACACGTACTATCTATTTTTGCACATCTCGAGCAGCATCATTTTGTTACTTTCGTCCGTGTTAAAAACGTACTTGCATTTTAATCCCTCTGTGAGGTTAGATAAAGAGGAGTTTACAGGGCCAAAGCTAGGTCAGACGAATGGCCTGATTGGCATCGCGAAGCGTGGGAAGAGCGTACCAAGTGTCAGGGATGAAGATGGTATGGCCATCGAAATGGCAAGTGAAGAAGGGGGGTACAGTTCGAGGCAGCATCATTTATCACAAGACGGATCAGCCAGCAGTAAGCGGAGCAGTAGGCGGAGCAGTGCTAGTATGAGCAACCACACAAGTGACGATAACGATGGGAAGTTCCGCATGGgccaaaaggaagaggaaaacaCCAGGGGGTACCAAATTTATCTGCAAACTCTGCTGAACTTCAGCTCCATCAACGTTCTATTAATGTCCAAAAAGAAACACAATaagaggaacaaaatgaagaagaacaaatacatatttatattttgcaatttaatggaaaatttattacaaaataGTATGTTCTATGTGGACCTTTTTAACAACTGTAAAAATAGAGACGTGCTAGAAATGAACGATGTACTTTCGAAGCTAACGAAGCTGTGCAAGGAAAATAACATAATGAATGACTTCATGCAAATTAAGAAGGAACTAATTTATCATTCCCTATTTAAGTATATTCTTCAAGAGGAATATATTAGCCATTTTAACatggacaaaaatgaactgtACAACATGAATAAGTGTTCcttgaatttattttatttttctttaaacattttgttaaccatttttaacaCTGACATTTCGATCCATTTAGAAAGGAGTCTACATAACATTCACTATTTTTATCACGACAATTTGTATTATGAATTGATTTTAAATAATGTCAAGCGGACTGTTCGTTACATTAGAGAGAGTTCCAAGTCGTCCTTTAACTGTATCTTTGCATGTGTGCTGTACTACTTGTCTAGATGGAAGAAGGGAGGCGGGAAAATgctaaagggaaaaaacagtgaggagaaaaatatcttcCTCAGGAGAAACACTTCCAATCAGAGGTTTGCCTCTTCCTACAATATGGAAGAGGTAAAGGGAAgcctcttttttaatttgttctccAAGGAAGAATGCACAAATGATGCTATGCTAACAGGCAGTGTTAATAATTGTTGGAAGGACAAGGAGGATAGTCACCCAAAATGCTATAATCACCCAGGTGAAGCTTCATACGGCATTTTTAAGACGCATGAAGGGATAACCCCTGGGAATGACAAACAGGTTGAAAAAGAGGTTGAAAAAGAGGTTGAAAAACAGGCTGAAAAACAGGATGAAAAAGAGGTTGAAAAAGAGGTTGAAAAAGAGGATGAAAAAGAGGTTGAAAAAGAGGTTGAAAAAGAGGATGAAAAAGAGGTTGAAAAAGTGGTTGAAAAACAGGATGAAAAACAGGCTGAAAAACAGGATGAAAAGCAGGCAGAAGAGCAGGCTGAAAAACAGGCTGAAAAACGGGCTGAAAAACAGACCACCCACTTGAAGGCGCAGCAAAGGAACGAAAGAAAAATCATCAGCAAAATTGTGTACGACATGATAAACCCCTATGTGGACATAAAGCACATCAAGGTgcataacaaaatttacagaAACAACCACACGATTAATAGCCTTATTAACAtttgcttttcatttttgtttaacaaTTTCCTATTTTTGAAGCCTGTTTATCCCTTCGACATCGTTTCAAAGGAGAAGAGTGAAAACGAATCATGCggaaagaaaataagaacGACAAATTACACGCTTGACATATTTAGCATGAAAATGAGTGACATAAAGGCTGTGGAATTATTCCTCTCGCTGTACATTCACAAGTACATGCAGAGCATATGTCTAGATGTGAAGAAGTTGGTTGATTATAATACTTATATGAATCAGTTTTTTTGGGTGTCCAACAGGAGGAGCGTGAGTGTCTCTTTCCCCAGCAGTGACTACGCGTATTTGAACTACGCCTCGCGCAATGTGTACTACACGTTTAATGACTACAACGTTCTTCAgtttttgataaattttaagAGGTCCAAAAGCGAGGGAAAG GAATTCATGATGTCCTTCGTGAAAGTGTTCGAACGGATGATCTCACTGGACGACGAAACAAGCGCAGATTACACGGACCCCCTGACGTACAACGTCTACTTGGATTACCTGAAGGACCTGTTCCTGAATGACGACTACTACTATGTGTGCTTTTATGAGTACATAAAGAATGTGTACCTGGAGGACAACGAGGGGGGGTTCCAAATTGAGAACTTCGATTGTTACATAAAGGAGCTTAATGAGATAAACccgtacaaaataaaagaagaaatgaagagaaaatttGATGAATATGTGCAGAAAAATTATCTACTTTTGACTGTAaggaggagcagaagaagaagaagcgaaagaggaaaaagaagaaaaggaagaaaaagaagaaaaactacTCCTTGCGATGATTATACGCACCAAGATGGTAAAGGCACAGGAGACGTACAGAAATTAACCATCCaaggtgaggaaaaaatcaaaattgtTCTGAACAATAACCCCTACCACTTCAAAAACGTATACAGGGCGTACAAAAACCGGCTGTTCAACcttgtaaacaaaaaaagcattGACTATCTGGAATTAATAAAAGtgctaaataaaaaacagtACAATCATTTTAGCAACATGTTTTATTCCTCGTTCATTCACATTTTGAGCGAAGTGAAGTATGATTATAATAAGcaatacaattttaatatagcAAAAATTATGGACAAATTAAACATTGGATTAAAGGCATCTTtttataacaataaaaatgtaattttgtACTACTATACATTTCAgcaatattttcatttgtacaaatttttagaagataaatatttttctgaatttGTCCTCCcagaatatatattattaaatattaccTCCAgatttgttaataattttttgtacaattcAAATTTGTATCGAATTTATTgctttttgaaatttttgtatattcgAAATGTGCTGAAGCATACGGACAttttgttgaattttttgctttacgtttattataaatatttccattatCATTATAGGGGGAAAGATGaattttctcatcattttattgatttatttttgagCATTCATGAGGAATCGTATAACAACAGCTTGCTGGTCACCGAGCTTAAGGCGAAGGAGAGCTGTGTGGAGAACAGCCTACTAGGCAGAGGAAACCTTCTGGCGAAAAATCCACTGGTAGGGGAAATCCCCTTTGTTGCCTCAGCCAAAGAGGGACAATATGGAGACGAGATAGACAGAGAAGGGGCAAAGTGTGATGGGACAAACAACGAAATAATCGAAGCAGACGAAATGTACAACGATGATAATCACGAACTTAAGGGGGGTAACCAAACACAGAGCGCATACCAAGAGATTAATAACTACCATCTGGTGTTGTCAAATTCGCAAAACAGATTTAtacatcttttattttttaaaatattaaccaATTGTGTCAAGTCCAAAATTAATATCCTAAACGCGAAGAATCTCTTCAACAATCTgaactttttcatttcgtccTACGTTAAGTACTCCCTCTTTTACacctttgaagaaaaaaataaaccctTCATGGATGCCCTAAGGCATAagtattctttttataatttccaagcggtgaagaaaaatttgacattttacttaaaaaatgtctaCCTTAAGAGGGACCTTTTTAACAGCGACATCTTGTCCTTCCTCAACATAGAGTGTGCCGTGGAGAGGCCTCATTCTAGGGAGGGgctgtccaaaaaaaataaaaaagatatgcGAACTTTGGTGCATCCCAATCGATTAACGACCAATTTGGTACCTCCCAAAATTTGGAGCATGTTCATGAAGGAGAACACTTTCCAGAGTCGCTACAAAGGTGCAGCGGATTGGAGTATCGGAATGACGAAACTGCCAATAGAAAAAGGACAATCGGTGACAAAGAGAAGGATGTGCATGGTGTTGAAGGGAGCagtaaaaacgaaatga